GCGGGCGTCTTCAGGTTCACCGTCCAGGCGTGCTGTTCCGCCCAGGGGCGCGCGACCATGTAGAGGGTGAAGTAGGCCATCAGCTCTTTCAGGAGGCTGTCGTAAGGCTCCTCGTTCCGCAGCCCGTACTGCATGAGATGGAGGTAGTAGTCCGTGAACAGGGGGGAGAATTTCGCCTTCAGCACCAGGCAGTTGCGCTCCCGGACAAAGATGGATTCAACCGTAACGAATTCTTCTACCAGTTCTTCGCTCATATCATATAAATTCAGCTCTTCCCCGCAGAAAATCAACCGTTCCTCCTGTCATTAGCGGGGATCATGACAGGTAGCCGCCGCGCTGCCGCTCCCTTGACGCACCCCGGAAAAAAGGAAAAGGAGACTGGCGCGGAAATAACGGCGCAGGCCCGGCGACTGCACGCAATACAGTCTTTACCATGCCTTTCCGCGCGTTTAACATGCACCCATGGCAACCGACAAGAATATCACCATCCATACTTCCAAGGGCGACATCAAGCTCACGGTGTTCGCTTCCAAAACGCCCGTGACGGCGGCTTCCTTCCTGAACCTGGCTTCCAAGGGGTTTTATGACGGGCTCAAGTTCCACCGCGTGATTCCGGATTTCATGATCCAGGGCGGCGACCCCACCGGCACGGGCATGGGCGGTCCCGGCTACCGTTTTGAGGACGAATGCCGTCCGGACCTCAAGCATGACGCTCCCGGCGTGCTTTCCATGGCAAACGCGGGCCCCGGCACCAACGGTTCCCAGTTCTTCATCACCCACGTTCCCACTGACTGGCTGAACGGCAAGCACACCGTCTTCGGCAAGGTGACGGAAGGCCAGGACGTGGTGGACTCCATCAAGCAGGGGGATACCATTTCCGGTATTACCATTGAAGATGCTGCGGACGACTTGTTCACGGAGCAGGCGGACCGCATTGCCGCATGGGACAAGGCCCTGGGCAAATAAGGCTGCCTCCAACTTCATTCAGGCGGCGGAAAGGCGTTTTTAACCGCGCCTTCCGCTGCCTTCTTCTCTCTGCTTTTCCGGTACATGGTTCTGGCTGTTCAAAATCTGCGCGTACAGTATGGCGCGCGCGTTCTCTTTAATGACCTTTCCTTCACGATTGAGGATGGGGAAAGAATTGCCCTGGCGGGCCATAACGGCGCGGGCAAGTCCACGCTGATGAAGTGCATCGCCGGGCTTAATGAACCGGATTCCGGGTCCATCATCAAGGCCAGGAACACCCAGGTGGGCTATCTGCCCCAGGAGGGCATCCATGTCCGCGGGCGCAGGCTCATTGATGAAGCCATGTCCGCCTTTGCGGATTTGATGGACCTCCAGAAGCGCATTGACGCGCTGACGAAGGAGATGGCGGAGCTGGACCCGCGCTCCGCCGCGTATTCCGAGGTGCTCAACGAGATCGGGGAACTGGAGCTGGTGCTGCACGCCCATGATTCCGCCCGCCTCCGCCCCCGCACGGAATCCATTCTGCGCGGGCTGGGGTTCAAGGACCGGGATTTTGAACGGGACTGCGGGGAATTTTCCGGCGGCTGGCAGATGCGCATCGCCCTGGCCAAGCTGCTGCTCCGGGAGCCGGAAGTAC
This DNA window, taken from Akkermansia muciniphila, encodes the following:
- a CDS encoding peptidylprolyl isomerase, yielding MATDKNITIHTSKGDIKLTVFASKTPVTAASFLNLASKGFYDGLKFHRVIPDFMIQGGDPTGTGMGGPGYRFEDECRPDLKHDAPGVLSMANAGPGTNGSQFFITHVPTDWLNGKHTVFGKVTEGQDVVDSIKQGDTISGITIEDAADDLFTEQADRIAAWDKALGK